A region from the Phaenicophaeus curvirostris isolate KB17595 chromosome 3, BPBGC_Pcur_1.0, whole genome shotgun sequence genome encodes:
- the LY96 gene encoding lymphocyte antigen 96 isoform X1 — MFGFFFFILFTPGVSEFLCMSSDLEMSYTFCDATAYAFAFNLTPCSIMNTSVWKTSLTWIPRSDITFLKVVFQVWYEGAKALHWKEILCSGADDEYSVCGTLKGETFATDFRIKGARIKFPKGNYDVLLEGFSDDSENNMIICLNFTMIVKQDPF; from the exons atgtttggatttttttttttcattttattcaccCCTGGAGTCAGTGAATTTCTTTGTATGTCTTCAGATCTAGAAATGTCGTATACCTTTTGTG ATGCTACAGCTTATGCTTTCGCATTTAATCTGACGCCTTGCAGCATTATGAACACATCAGTCTGGAAGACGTCTCTTACCTGGATTCCAA GAAGTGACATCACCTTTTTGAAGGTTGTCTTCCAAGTCTGGTATGAAGGTGCCAAAGCATTACACTGGAAAGAAATCCTTTGTAGTGGAGCTGACGATGAATACTCAGTGTGCGGaaccctgaaaggag aaacatttgCAACAGATTTTCGCATTAAAGGTGCAAGAATAAAGTTTCCAAAG GGTAATTATGACGTTCTTTTAGAAGGATTCTCTGATGATTCTGAGAATAATATGATCATCTGCCTGAATTTCACCATGATAGTAAAACAAGATCCTTTCTGA
- the LY96 gene encoding lymphocyte antigen 96 isoform X2 translates to MFGFFFFILFTPGVSEFLCMSSDLEMSYTFCDATAYAFAFNLTPCSIMNTSVWKTSLTWIPRSDITFLKVVFQVWYEGAKALHWKEILCSGADDEYSVCGTLKGETFATDFRIKGARIKFPKFEWSVNSLQ, encoded by the exons atgtttggatttttttttttcattttattcaccCCTGGAGTCAGTGAATTTCTTTGTATGTCTTCAGATCTAGAAATGTCGTATACCTTTTGTG ATGCTACAGCTTATGCTTTCGCATTTAATCTGACGCCTTGCAGCATTATGAACACATCAGTCTGGAAGACGTCTCTTACCTGGATTCCAA GAAGTGACATCACCTTTTTGAAGGTTGTCTTCCAAGTCTGGTATGAAGGTGCCAAAGCATTACACTGGAAAGAAATCCTTTGTAGTGGAGCTGACGATGAATACTCAGTGTGCGGaaccctgaaaggag aaacatttgCAACAGATTTTCGCATTAAAGGTGCAAGAATAAAGTTTCCAAAG